The genome window CACCTGAATTGCGTCCCATTACTTCAACAACAAAAATTCGACCATGACTTTTCGCTGTATCACGTACTTTATCAATCTCCTCAACTGATGTCTGAATTGCAGTATCAAAACCAATTGTTCGATCGGTAAAAGGAATATCATTATCAATAGTTCCCGGAAGCCCAATTGCATTATAACCTTGTTCGGTCAAACGAACAGCACCATGATAAGATCCATCACCACCAATTGTGACCAAAGCATCAATTCCATGTTTCTTTAATTGTTCAATCCCTTTTAGCTGGTATTCTTTCTCAGCAAATTCCGGATATCTAGCTGTATAAAGCGTCGTACCGCCTAATTGGATTAAATCGGAAACTTCTTTTTCCTTGATTTCAAAAATGTTTCCCTCTACTAGTCCTTTGTATCCGTAATTTATTCCACACACTTCGAGCTTTGAGCTCAGTGCTTTACGGGCAACGGCTCTAACCGCAGCATTCATGCCAGGCGCATCCCCGCCACTTGTCAAAATACCAATACGTTTCATTTAAAATAAACCACCTCAATAGATTTTCTTGGATCAAAAAATATTCCAATCGGGCTTAATATTACCACTAACCGCCTATTTTGTCATAAATTTTCAATTTAATTTACGATCTCGATAAACAAAATGTTCTTTACCTACAAGCTTTAAAAGAGATTCGTAAAATTCTTCATTGACGTCAACCCAGCTGTTTGGAGCTAAAAGAACATTTTTTTGATGAGTATTATCGATCAAATAAACCGGACTCAGTCCATGATGTTTTTTAAGTAGCTTTTGAAGAAGTTGTAAATCAGGGTTTGAAATATTTGAAATGTCAATAAATAATTTATTTTCGTCGAATTTTTTCTTGGCCTCGTTTAAGGAAAATATTTGAGAAATAACAAAATTTAGTCCTTTAGTACGTTCTCGAGTTTGACCATATAGAGCACTTTTTTGTCCTTCAACGATTTGGTTACGTAATTCAAAATAGCGATCAGAAAATACTACGCTATCAATTTGATTTTCTGTATCATCCAAAGTTAAAAATGCCATTTGTTTCCCAGTTTTGTCCTTAATTGTTCGAACTTTTAAAATCGAGGCAAAAATCCAGCAATCTTTACCATTTTTTAAACTTTGAATACTTTGAGCGTGATAAATTTGTGAAAGTTTTTGAAATTCGTCAAAGGGACTACCGTGTAAGTACAGGCCTGTTAAATCGTGCTCCATTTCAATTTTTTCATCATTTGAAAAGTCGGGATATTCATCCCAACGTGGTTTCAACTGAGCAAATAAATTAACATTATTTTGGGAGAACTTCAAACTGTCGAGGTTTGTTTTTAAGTTTTCAGTCAATTCTCTGCGATTAGAGTGTAAATCGTCACAAGCTCCTGCTTTAATCAAAGGAATAAAATTATCTTCACTCAAAAATTGGTGATCCATCCGGCTTAATAAATCGTTAAAATCTTGATACTTACCGTATTTTAAGCGCTTGTTCACAATTTCTGTAATAAAATCTCGCCGAAGCCCTTTAATAATTATTAGACCCGAAACAATTTTTTCTCCGTCGTCAGTAAAATTAAAAAAACTTGTATTGACGTTTGGACCAATCACTTCCAGTGAACGCTTACGAGCTGCATTAATAAAGTTTCGTAAACGGTCAAAATCTCCAAGAGCGGTTCCCATTTGAATTGCAAAAAAGTGGAGCGGAAAATGGGCCTTAATGTAGGCTAGCCAGAAAGCAAGCATACTGTAAGCGACGGAGTGAGATTTATTAAATCCGTAATTTGAAAAATATTCGATTAGATCATAAACCTTCTTGGCTTGCTCTGCACTGTAACCTCGGTTTACAGCACCGCTAATAAATTTTGCCTGATACTTTTCTAAAAGTGGTCGATTTTTCTTACTCATTGCTCGCCGAAGCATATCCGCTTCGCTTAAAGGAAAACCAGCCATTACATTGGCAATTTGCATCACCTGTTCTTGATAAACAATTACGCCATATGTACTCTCAGTAATTGAATTTAAAGGTAGAAGATCTGGATCGGTGTTTTCGGTTTTCTTTAATTTATGTTCAATATAGGTGTTAATTTGTCCCATTGGTCCTGGGCGAAATAAGGCATTTGCTGCCACAATATCGTTAAAATTTTCAACATCCATATTTATAAGTACGCGCTTCAAGCCACTTGATTCAAACTGAAATACTCCGTCGGTATCACCATCATGAAAAATTTTCAAACTAGCTGGATCATGTTCATTAATGGCTTCAACTTGGAAATTAGGGTCATCGTAGCGCCGAACCAAATCGACCATTTTCTTTAAAATACTGAGATTTCTTAAACCAAGAATATCTATTTTTAAGAGGCCAAGTTCTTCAACATCATGATAAACGTACTGGGTAATTAATACGTCGCTTCCGTTGTCCTCAAGTGGAATTTTGTTAACTAATTTTTCTTCAGAAATGACAACTCCTGCCGCATGAATTGAGGGTTGACGAGGCAATCCTTCGATCTTTTTTAAAATACCCCAAAGCATTCGACCAAAAGAATCAGCGCTCACGAGTTTACGAAATTCAGCTGACTCCTCGTAACATTGCTCTAAAGTTACGTGTAAATGTCGTGGAACGGCATTAATCCAGCGCGTAACCGTTTGGTTATCTGCCGAGAAAATCTTGAGACAATCCCTCAGGCTTCTTTTAACACCCAGAGTTGAAAAGACAATGATTTGAGAAAAATTTTCTTTGCCGTATCTTTTTTGTAAATACTTTATAATGTCCGATCGTTTATCATCCGGCACATCGAGATCAATATCTGGCATATTTACTCGTTCTGGGTTCAAAAAACGTTCAAAAAATAAACCATATTTAATTGGATCTACCTTTGAGATTCCCAAAGCATAAGATACAAGAGAACCAGCGGCCGATCCTCTACCCGCTCCTAGTTGAATTTGGGCAGAATTAGCATAATTGACAATATCCCAAATAATTAGAAAATAATCAGCAAAGCCCATCTTCTCGATAACTTTCAATTCATTATTTGCTCGCTTGAGATAATGTGAGTCTTGATCTTTGCCAATTTTTTTTAGTCCATCGCTAACCAATTTTGCTAAATATTCAT of Xylocopilactobacillus apicola contains these proteins:
- the pfkA gene encoding 6-phosphofructokinase, producing the protein MKRIGILTSGGDAPGMNAAVRAVARKALSSKLEVCGINYGYKGLVEGNIFEIKEKEVSDLIQLGGTTLYTARYPEFAEKEYQLKGIEQLKKHGIDALVTIGGDGSYHGAVRLTEQGYNAIGLPGTIDNDIPFTDRTIGFDTAIQTSVEEIDKVRDTAKSHGRIFVVEVMGRNSGEIALRTAIASGSQAVIIPEKPFDVDEIAGIVKDARRRGHEHQIIITAEGAIHAQDLTDQLANRGIDNIRGVALGHVVRGGAPTASDRVLASRMGSYAVDLLLDGQGGQAVGIEKGVITHHSMLDLFDSKAKTDLSMYDLANTLSY
- a CDS encoding DNA polymerase III subunit alpha gives rise to the protein MKFANLNTITCYSMLNSTIKIPDLVQTAKNRGYSSLAITDYNVLHGAIQFYDQCLANDLKPIIGMTLQTKGFKGSDVSVVLLAQNQIGYHNLLKISTLINSEQIGFDLTKFKDFIAGITAIIHPLENEIFQNNIEETEALLTKYQEIFSTLYLGYCPAVTTLSTLEIYEKIYQEQKIKIVYLADVRYLNAEDAVALKVLRAIDEQAILNPADPLLSAPGIQELKSVKEITNSKQGDLFEAIANANSLAEELNVTITKEKTELPHFKSTLKESNEYLAKLVSDGLKKIGKDQDSHYLKRANNELKVIEKMGFADYFLIIWDIVNYANSAQIQLGAGRGSAAGSLVSYALGISKVDPIKYGLFFERFLNPERVNMPDIDLDVPDDKRSDIIKYLQKRYGKENFSQIIVFSTLGVKRSLRDCLKIFSADNQTVTRWINAVPRHLHVTLEQCYEESAEFRKLVSADSFGRMLWGILKKIEGLPRQPSIHAAGVVISEEKLVNKIPLEDNGSDVLITQYVYHDVEELGLLKIDILGLRNLSILKKMVDLVRRYDDPNFQVEAINEHDPASLKIFHDGDTDGVFQFESSGLKRVLINMDVENFNDIVAANALFRPGPMGQINTYIEHKLKKTENTDPDLLPLNSITESTYGVIVYQEQVMQIANVMAGFPLSEADMLRRAMSKKNRPLLEKYQAKFISGAVNRGYSAEQAKKVYDLIEYFSNYGFNKSHSVAYSMLAFWLAYIKAHFPLHFFAIQMGTALGDFDRLRNFINAARKRSLEVIGPNVNTSFFNFTDDGEKIVSGLIIIKGLRRDFITEIVNKRLKYGKYQDFNDLLSRMDHQFLSEDNFIPLIKAGACDDLHSNRRELTENLKTNLDSLKFSQNNVNLFAQLKPRWDEYPDFSNDEKIEMEHDLTGLYLHGSPFDEFQKLSQIYHAQSIQSLKNGKDCWIFASILKVRTIKDKTGKQMAFLTLDDTENQIDSVVFSDRYFELRNQIVEGQKSALYGQTRERTKGLNFVISQIFSLNEAKKKFDENKLFIDISNISNPDLQLLQKLLKKHHGLSPVYLIDNTHQKNVLLAPNSWVDVNEEFYESLLKLVGKEHFVYRDRKLN